A single window of Paenibacillus sp. SYP-B4298 DNA harbors:
- a CDS encoding calcium-translocating P-type ATPase, SERCA-type, translating to MEQKQWYQMDESELSKALDCAPAQGLGESEAAERLTRFGRNELSEGKRISPIVLLLNQFKDFMVLVLVGATLLSGLLGEYLDALTIVAIILINGVLGFIQEFRAERSLRALKELSAPTAKVVRDGQTRQVPAVELVPGDLVLLESGDRLPADVRFLETSSLYAEESALTGESVPVGKSSASIGDAELPLGDQRNLGFMGTMITRGTGKAIVVRTGMNTEMGKIADLISQTDAMETPLQHRLEQLGKILIGVAVALTLLVVVAGILHGQPAYGMFLAGVSLAVAAIPEGLPAIVTIALALGVQRMIKRKAIVRKLPSVETLGCASVICSDKTGTLTQNKMTVTRIWMGGRWLEVSGEGYEPVGEVTENGSPADLKNDQHLRRLLQVAALCNNASLVRSQIDSERKGRRSKEEPAEEWTLQGDPTEGALAVLAAKLGVSGKSLDGIYKRVKELPFDSERKRMSVLVHHQGGRLLCTKGAPDLLLEQCSYILWDGKVMPLTASLRQRVAAGAEQMAGDALRVLGLAYRDLRPHDPCETEQETESQLIFVGLTGMIDPPRREVRDAIATCRRAGIKTVMITGDHQMTAEAIAGQLGIMPRGGQTRTGRQLSAMSDEELDACVDNTYVYARVSPEHKLRIVKALQRKGHVVAMTGDGVNDAPAIKAADIGISMGITGTDVSKEASALVLSDDNFATIVAAIEEGRGIYENIRKFIRYLLASNVGEILTMFLAMMAGLPLPLVPIQILWVNLVTDGLPAMALGVDQSEKDLMQQKPRPAKENIFARRLGWKIISRGILIGVCTLAAFWITLQSGAELIEAQTVAFATLVLAQLIHVFDCRSSRSIFHRNPLQNRYLVLAVLSSLVLMLGVVYIEALQPIFKTVPLDFRAWCLVFVAAGIPTFVMGIGSVLGIGRGKPKKRLDFRGGTHPAAR from the coding sequence ATGGAACAGAAACAGTGGTACCAGATGGATGAGAGCGAGCTGTCCAAGGCGCTGGACTGCGCACCGGCGCAGGGGCTCGGCGAGAGCGAGGCGGCAGAGCGGCTGACCCGATTTGGCCGCAATGAGCTGTCCGAGGGCAAACGGATATCGCCGATCGTTCTGCTGCTGAACCAATTCAAGGATTTTATGGTGCTTGTGCTGGTCGGAGCCACGCTCCTATCCGGTTTGCTGGGGGAGTATCTGGATGCGTTAACGATTGTGGCCATTATTCTCATTAATGGCGTGCTCGGCTTCATTCAGGAGTTCCGGGCGGAGCGCTCGCTGCGCGCGCTCAAGGAGCTGTCTGCGCCGACAGCAAAGGTGGTGCGGGATGGACAGACCCGGCAGGTGCCTGCGGTGGAGCTGGTGCCGGGGGATCTCGTGCTGCTGGAATCAGGGGATCGACTGCCGGCAGATGTGCGTTTTCTGGAGACGAGCAGTCTGTACGCGGAGGAATCCGCTCTAACCGGTGAGTCGGTGCCGGTCGGCAAGTCCTCCGCTAGCATAGGGGATGCGGAGCTGCCGCTTGGCGACCAGCGCAACCTGGGCTTCATGGGCACGATGATTACGCGCGGAACAGGCAAAGCCATTGTCGTGCGCACCGGCATGAATACAGAGATGGGGAAAATCGCCGATCTGATCTCCCAGACCGATGCGATGGAGACCCCGCTGCAGCATCGGCTGGAGCAGCTCGGCAAAATATTGATCGGTGTCGCCGTCGCGTTAACCCTGCTGGTCGTCGTGGCAGGCATCCTGCATGGCCAGCCGGCATATGGCATGTTCCTGGCTGGAGTGAGCCTGGCGGTCGCAGCTATCCCGGAGGGGCTGCCTGCGATTGTCACGATCGCACTGGCGCTCGGCGTCCAGCGGATGATCAAGCGCAAGGCCATCGTGCGCAAGCTGCCGTCTGTAGAGACGCTCGGCTGTGCCTCGGTCATCTGCTCCGATAAGACCGGGACGCTGACACAGAACAAGATGACGGTGACGCGCATCTGGATGGGCGGACGCTGGCTGGAGGTGAGCGGCGAAGGCTATGAGCCGGTGGGTGAGGTGACGGAGAACGGCTCGCCCGCCGATCTGAAGAATGATCAGCATCTGCGCCGTCTATTGCAGGTCGCTGCACTGTGCAACAATGCCTCGCTGGTGCGATCACAGATAGACTCCGAGCGGAAGGGACGCCGGAGCAAGGAGGAGCCAGCCGAGGAGTGGACGCTGCAGGGCGATCCGACAGAAGGGGCGCTGGCGGTGCTGGCGGCCAAGCTGGGCGTATCGGGCAAATCGCTGGATGGCATCTACAAGCGGGTGAAGGAGCTGCCGTTCGACTCGGAGCGCAAGCGAATGTCGGTGCTGGTGCACCATCAGGGCGGCCGCCTGCTCTGCACCAAGGGAGCGCCGGATCTGCTGCTGGAACAATGCAGCTATATATTATGGGATGGCAAGGTGATGCCGCTCACAGCCAGCCTGCGGCAGCGAGTTGCTGCAGGAGCCGAGCAGATGGCAGGGGACGCGCTGCGGGTGCTGGGGCTCGCCTACCGTGATCTGCGGCCGCATGACCCGTGCGAGACCGAGCAGGAGACCGAGAGCCAACTGATCTTCGTCGGGCTGACGGGCATGATCGATCCGCCGCGGCGCGAGGTGCGGGACGCCATCGCGACCTGCCGCAGAGCAGGGATCAAGACGGTGATGATTACGGGCGATCATCAGATGACCGCTGAGGCCATCGCCGGGCAATTGGGCATTATGCCGCGCGGCGGACAGACGAGGACGGGGCGGCAGTTGTCGGCGATGTCGGATGAGGAGCTGGATGCCTGTGTCGACAATACGTATGTCTACGCCCGCGTGTCGCCGGAGCATAAGCTGCGTATTGTGAAGGCATTGCAACGCAAAGGCCATGTCGTCGCCATGACTGGCGATGGTGTCAATGATGCGCCCGCGATCAAGGCGGCCGACATCGGCATCTCCATGGGCATCACTGGGACGGATGTCTCCAAGGAGGCGTCGGCGCTGGTGCTCAGCGACGACAACTTCGCGACGATCGTCGCCGCGATCGAGGAGGGGCGCGGCATCTACGAGAATATTCGCAAGTTCATCCGGTATTTGCTCGCCTCTAATGTCGGCGAGATTCTGACGATGTTCCTGGCGATGATGGCTGGACTGCCGCTGCCGCTGGTGCCGATCCAGATTCTATGGGTGAATCTGGTGACCGATGGCCTGCCAGCCATGGCGCTGGGCGTCGATCAGTCGGAGAAGGATCTGATGCAGCAGAAGCCGCGTCCGGCGAAGGAGAATATATTTGCCAGACGGCTCGGATGGAAGATCATCAGCCGCGGCATTCTGATCGGTGTCTGTACGCTGGCAGCCTTCTGGATTACGCTGCAATCCGGTGCCGAGCTGATCGAGGCGCAGACCGTCGCATTTGCCACCTTGGTGCTTGCGCAGCTCATTCATGTCTTCGACTGTCGCAGCTCGCGCTCCATCTTTCACCGCAATCCGCTGCAGAATCGTTATCTTGTGCTGGCGGTGCTATCGTCGCTGGTGCTGATGCTGGGCGTCGTCTATATCGAAGCGCTGCAGCCGATCTTCAAGACGGTGCCGCTCGATTTCAGAGCCTGGTGTCTCGTGTTTGTCGCCGCTGGCATCCCGACATTCGTCATGGGCATCGGCAGCGTGCTGGGCATAGGGCGCGGCAAGCCGAAGAAGCGGCTTGACTTCCGCGGCGGCACCCACCCCGCAGCACGATAA
- the dapF gene encoding diaminopimelate epimerase codes for MEFTKMHGLGNDFVVIAGEQELPKDASELAVSLCNRYFGIGADGLVYILPSERADFRMRIINSDGSEAEQCGNAIRCVSKYVYDNGLTDKQQITIETLGAGVQQVQLTVDNGEVTLVRVDMGEPVLEGLKVPTTVDANPVVSHPIEVDGREFAFTAVSMGNPHCVIYVEDAANFDLAVWGPKLETHPMFPRKINVEFVTVHSRSHTDMRVWERGAGPTLACGTGACATVVSSVLNGLTDRKATVSLKGGDLLIEWSEADNHVYMSGPAAVVFKGSL; via the coding sequence ATGGAATTTACTAAAATGCATGGACTGGGCAACGACTTTGTCGTTATTGCAGGCGAGCAGGAGCTGCCAAAAGATGCAAGCGAGCTGGCGGTATCGCTGTGCAATCGGTATTTCGGTATAGGGGCGGATGGGCTGGTCTACATCTTGCCATCGGAGAGAGCGGACTTTCGGATGCGGATCATCAATTCGGACGGCTCGGAGGCGGAGCAGTGCGGCAACGCGATTCGCTGCGTGTCCAAGTATGTGTACGACAACGGTCTGACGGACAAGCAGCAGATTACGATTGAGACGCTGGGCGCAGGGGTGCAGCAGGTGCAACTGACCGTGGATAACGGCGAGGTGACGCTCGTGCGGGTCGACATGGGCGAGCCGGTGCTGGAGGGACTTAAGGTGCCGACGACAGTGGACGCGAACCCGGTCGTGAGTCATCCGATCGAGGTGGATGGACGTGAATTCGCGTTTACGGCAGTCTCGATGGGTAATCCGCACTGTGTCATCTATGTGGAGGACGCTGCCAACTTCGACCTGGCGGTCTGGGGGCCGAAGCTGGAGACGCATCCGATGTTCCCGCGCAAGATCAACGTGGAATTCGTCACCGTTCATTCCCGCTCACATACGGACATGCGCGTATGGGAGCGCGGCGCAGGGCCGACGCTGGCATGCGGTACCGGAGCTTGTGCGACAGTCGTATCCTCTGTGCTGAACGGCTTGACGGATCGCAAGGCAACCGTATCGCTCAAGGGCGGCGATCTGCTGATTGAATGGAGCGAAGCGGACAACCATGTGTACATGAGCGGACCGGCGGCCGTCGTCTTCAAGGGCAGCCTGTAG